In one Choloepus didactylus isolate mChoDid1 chromosome 1, mChoDid1.pri, whole genome shotgun sequence genomic region, the following are encoded:
- the LOC119527784 gene encoding elongation factor 1-alpha 1, translating to MGKEKTHINIVVIGHVDSGKSTTTGHLIYKCGGIDKRTIEKFEKEAAEMGKGSFKYAWVLDKLKAERERGITIDISLWKFETSKYYVTIIDAPGHRDFIKNMITGTSQADCAVLIVAAGVGEFEAGISKNGQTREHALLAYTLGVKQLIVGVNKMDSTEPPYSQKRYEEIVKEVSTYIKKIGYNPDTVAFVPISGWNGDNMLEPSANMPWFKGWKVTRKDGNASGTTLLEALDCILPPTRPTDKPLRLPLQDVYKIGGIGTVPVGRVETGVLKPGMVVTFAPVNVTTEVKSVEMHHEALSEALPGDNVGFNVKNVSVKDVRRGNVAGDSKNDPPMEAAGFTAQVIILNHPGQISAGYAPVLDCHTAHIACKFAELKEKIDRRSGKKLEDGPKFLKSGDAAIVDMVPGKPMCVESFSDYPPLGRFAVRDMRQTVAVGVIKAVDKKAAGAGKVTKSAQKAQKAK from the coding sequence atgggaaaggaaaagactcataTCAACATTGTCGTTATTGGACACGTAGATTCGGGCAAATCCACCACTACTGGCCACCTGATCTACAAATGTGGTGGAATCGACAAAAGAACCATCgaaaaatttgagaaggaggctgctgagatgggaaaggggtcCTTCAAATATGCCTGGGTCTTGGATAAACTGAAAGCTGAACGTGAGCGTGGTATTACCATTGATATCTCCCTGTGGAAATTTGAGACCAGCAAGTACTATGTGACCATCATTGATGCCCCAGGGCACagagactttattaaaaacatgattacagGCACATCTCAGGCTGACTGTGCTGTCCTGATTGTTGCTGCTGGTGTTGGTGAATTTGAAGCTGGTATCTCCAAGAATGGGCAGACCCGTGAGCATGCTCTTCTGGCTTACACACTgggtgtgaaacaactaattgttggTGTTAACAAAATGGATTCTACTGAGCCACCCTACAGCCAGAAGAGATACGAGGAAATCGTTAAGGAAGTcagcacctacattaagaaaattggctACAACCCCGACACAGTAGCATTTGTGCCAATTTCTGGTTGGAATGGTGACAACATGCTGGAGCCAAGTGCTAACATGCCTTGGTTCAAGGGATGGAAAGTCACCCGTAAGGATGGCAATGCCAGTGGAACCACACTGCTTGAAGCTCTGGATTGCATCCTGCCACCCACTCGTCCAACTGACAAACCCTTGCGTCTGCCTCTTCAGGATGTCTACAAAATTGGTGGTATTGGTACTGTCCCTGTGGGCCGAGTGGAGACTGGTGTTCTCAAACCGGGCATGGTGGTCACCTTTGCTCCAGTCAACGTTACAACTGAAGTCAAGTCTGTTGAgatgcaccatgaagctttgagtGAAGCTCTTCCCGGGGACAACGTGGGCTTCAATGTCAAGAACGTGTCTGTAAAAGATGTTCGTCGTGGCAATGTGGCTGGTGACAGCAAAAACGACCCACCGATGGAAGCAGCTGGTTTTACTGCTCAGGTGATTATTCTGAACCATCCAGGCCAAATCAGTGCTGGCTATGCACCTGTGCTGGATTGTCACACAGCTCACATTGCTTGCAAGTTTGCTGAGCTGAAGGAGAAGATTGATCGTCGTTCtggtaagaagctggaagatggccccaaatttctgaaatctggtgaTGCTGCCATCGTTGATATGGTTCCTGGCAAGCCCATGTGTGTTGAGAGCTTCTCTGATTATCCTCCTCTGGGTCGTTTTGCTGTTCGGGATATGAGACAGACAGTTGCTGTGGGTGTCATCAAGGCTGTggacaagaaggctgctggagctggcaaggtcaccaagtctgcccagaaagctcagaaggctaaatga